The Deltaproteobacteria bacterium genome window below encodes:
- a CDS encoding glycosyltransferase family 9 protein — MKILIVKLGAVGDVAHTLPALHSLRKSFPEAFIAWVVEKKALQVIRDNPYIDEVILFERKELERTFRKDGLFAAIRFLASFGKKLKSYHFDIAIDFQTLFKSGLITWLSGAKKRVGFDKWRELNKLFTNSRLKSNKRHTIDKYLDLVVSVGGSADSTPVKIYYAKEDADYVDRFIRDEGLESKKWIAINPGASWTSKLWGAQRYAILCDLLNEASVPHVIVWGPGEEKIVEEIQEKAGNELLIAPPTSIKQLACLLERSSLYVGGDTGPMHMAVAMGTPVAGIFGPSDPERNGPYGEGQKVLQADLDCIKCWKRSCPTVECMEKVTPQSVIDAIKEILK, encoded by the coding sequence ATGAAAATACTCATAGTAAAGCTGGGCGCCGTCGGTGATGTGGCGCATACACTTCCGGCATTGCATTCACTAAGAAAGAGTTTCCCCGAAGCTTTCATTGCCTGGGTGGTAGAGAAAAAGGCCCTTCAAGTTATCAGGGATAATCCTTACATTGATGAAGTTATCCTCTTCGAAAGGAAGGAACTGGAAAGAACTTTCAGGAAGGATGGACTTTTTGCGGCAATAAGGTTCCTTGCCTCTTTTGGAAAAAAACTTAAAAGTTATCATTTTGATATTGCCATCGATTTTCAGACACTTTTCAAGAGTGGTCTTATTACCTGGTTGAGTGGCGCAAAAAAGCGGGTTGGTTTTGATAAGTGGAGAGAGCTTAACAAGCTCTTTACCAATAGCCGTCTTAAATCGAATAAAAGGCATACTATTGACAAGTACCTTGATCTTGTCGTGTCTGTTGGAGGAAGCGCTGATTCTACACCGGTAAAGATTTATTATGCTAAAGAGGATGCTGATTACGTTGACCGGTTTATAAGAGATGAAGGCCTGGAAAGTAAAAAATGGATAGCCATCAATCCCGGCGCCAGTTGGACTAGTAAGTTGTGGGGAGCGCAAAGATATGCTATACTTTGCGATCTTTTGAATGAGGCTTCTGTTCCCCATGTTATTGTATGGGGGCCGGGAGAAGAAAAAATCGTAGAAGAAATTCAGGAAAAGGCAGGCAATGAACTGCTTATTGCTCCACCTACCTCGATAAAACAGCTTGCCTGTTTGCTGGAACGGTCATCCCTCTATGTTGGTGGAGATACGGGTCCAATGCATATGGCTGTTGCCATGGGTACCCCCGTTGCAGGAATTTTCGGCCCTTCCGATCCTGAGAGAAACGGTCCTTACGGTGAGGGACAGAAGGTGCTTCAGGCCGACCTTGATTGCATTAAATGCTGGAAAAGAAGTTGTCCCACCGTCGAGTGCATGGAGAAGGTGACTCCCCAAAGCGTAATTGATGCCATAAAGGAAATTTTGAAGTGA